The following proteins come from a genomic window of Pyxidicoccus sp. MSG2:
- a CDS encoding HEAT repeat domain-containing protein: MPVLAIGNIEKVRALAANARVLLLGGARASASSRVTAYEPGSNKVLWSTELPSAVLALALSGERWAAAGADGTLHFGTLSDGKTPFQLHGVHPGGATALASSADGKKLFSAGLDGTVRAWDWESTRKLNEWKASPQPLRAVAVDPSGTYVACGGDDGVVRSFTVATGARRDMPGHEGAVRALTFTPRDGRLVSGGDDGKLRIWYLVGAVEFEVRGDKDSGHAGSVLALLFPPTPAAEPGGDEPADRIWSAGSDGKVKAWRLDERRKPRTLEVGSKAVNALTFVPAQGRQAKSTLGSVFAAGEDRRTHRYGVAVDGKPGDDHDSYQHGFDLLTESLKAGRPKREASVREAAALDEAEALDFVLQVLGSDKEAEVRRLAAQELAAKGRTAARPKLRERLNDDHPMVRKAALAALQTLETESPLAAPRAALDSRFADIRVSGLETLALLGGTSPLVPGLIAGKLADGEAAVGLAALDALTEVTPGGSTEPLRTAFERGPAHLKVEVLIRAAGAGLLGHAQLQPLAARALDDSDTDVRRVAFTVRVLERRALAHALESRDEDFARATRDVARRIAQRARRAQGVAANAPLTDAEVQAARDALPAQGTVGGALVESDLEPLLAAMACRTADTAVRGARGLAQLGDGRALGALLQLSREPESAIRRQAATSLQALQDARARERLVWMLDDADADVRAAALDAVVALDVEAPLSAAEAALRSGHEDVRVRGLDRLVKLGTATQGAEPLLGDALEDESAKVRGEAFRTLWAWNEKVPEKALDRALSGRFPDLRNRAVEVLSQRGTEGWALERLRKSVEDRDAGVATAAYEAWVKLAGKEKPEPHLAALASTHAALRIAGAKGSVHAPVETLRSPLLKLVQDENVDVAVAALEALDKLVPNENGPLLAGIASAALYVRVRAAELLAPRGAEDIIEPMRVLITDKDLERLYPPAFLNPLRYRASRALASLGSRRLLNFFATVLVPHELSDIQEQGARGLATASRRGDEGYLLDALGHANVAVRSWAADGLSRLGDARALPVLTGNLRNDHLPIRLGAILSFAALGPDGDGGLLHGLEDRAREVQEMVFAIVLARDLRANRRGEPPDLLTSALSSGRPEVRYAAARALELRTEADASRGHLVEALLPPRPEKAGDMKEWPAEEDRAKRMVGLAEALSSDQPEQRYAAAQVLLLRNKPLDYFREAQKVARPRTLEAPWKPETAPTTSPVSATPAKSWLRRLFSAVKPGVPGASPEAATSAERQHLRRLAFGAYVGLLRQVSAGDDEGHRVRRDAVDRVVKLTQEGYAGTPAAVAALLRALEDPHQLVRKAALAGLKELYPAGSDEPLSLALASLSPDVARAALDELTERGDVAKPRIAAALNSPLADVRRYAFELLEKLSPPGSLEPLLAALGSEHADLRVGVIERLAGANDSRVTEALGRAMASEHEDLRLRASELLAWRGDDRAVEVLAAFLRSENVAAAKRSVEALARLATPAAVGALAARLAAAPDANERQRLVVALGNTHRAEALDVLARRCLEDESAAVRAACVTAAMNVAGVDVKKRDAALAVRFLRQAVKSQDAAVRQAAVKELEHGAEAGQSEVLVGLFADRDVTVRAEAVARYAKRVIEHGASVEPLEEVLRGGARELMLPAAEGVAHQGRASALRPLLLYARAGEDGQRERALLALGTLGDARALSELETVAAGGTPEAPTEPSMVAAAIEGLGRLAAKLPDGEDRRRVEEKVETVAVEGTSLDLQQAGIRGLRAIGGERARVKLEALLGDPDTDTDVRTTAAQELAKLKDPEAETALALALDDDEEDVRKEARKALDVLFPNERTRVEFHAVASRYSDVSEPAAAYLSDEGDPALLVPRLATLSNVALRLRLRRGLARRGALPVPETVALLGNDKPEAREEAASLVGTWTGEARETGKVDVAAVSRAVVTAERRTATEWAAAPAPRRKPLSAAWERLLWAGSRLGASTLFDSARTILQGGEAGAPARVRQEAARVLGRLGTPGGTLQSAAVLSDKERTAAAETLRAALSDPDAQVRAAAAAALAKLAPERATTWALEVKPFDPVALGPTGVKPTPDALTTSEGRRLTVPALLGTKAVEPLLALARSTKADVKQDAWAALGRAGGDDAAKLLHDAAFDNSQPVDVRKAAWRAHKRARRAAERTRKEGTPS, encoded by the coding sequence ATGCCCGTCCTCGCCATCGGAAACATCGAGAAGGTCCGTGCGCTCGCGGCCAACGCCCGCGTGCTGTTGCTGGGCGGGGCGCGCGCCTCCGCCTCCAGCCGCGTCACCGCGTACGAGCCGGGCTCCAACAAGGTGCTGTGGAGCACCGAATTGCCCTCCGCAGTGCTCGCCCTCGCCCTCTCCGGCGAGCGCTGGGCCGCCGCCGGTGCCGACGGCACCCTGCACTTCGGCACCCTCTCCGACGGCAAGACGCCCTTCCAGCTCCACGGCGTCCACCCCGGCGGCGCCACCGCGCTCGCGTCCAGCGCGGACGGGAAGAAGCTCTTCAGCGCCGGCCTGGACGGCACCGTGCGCGCCTGGGACTGGGAGTCCACGCGCAAGCTGAACGAGTGGAAGGCGTCGCCCCAGCCGCTACGCGCGGTGGCGGTGGACCCGTCCGGCACGTACGTGGCGTGTGGCGGCGATGACGGCGTGGTGCGCTCCTTCACCGTGGCCACCGGCGCCCGGCGCGACATGCCCGGCCACGAGGGCGCCGTGCGCGCGCTCACCTTCACCCCGCGCGACGGGCGCCTCGTCTCCGGTGGCGACGATGGGAAGCTGCGCATCTGGTACCTCGTCGGCGCGGTGGAGTTCGAGGTGCGCGGCGACAAGGACTCCGGCCATGCCGGCTCCGTGCTCGCCCTGCTCTTCCCGCCCACGCCCGCCGCCGAGCCCGGCGGTGACGAGCCCGCCGACCGCATCTGGTCCGCTGGCAGCGACGGCAAGGTCAAGGCGTGGCGCCTGGACGAGCGCCGCAAGCCGCGCACGCTGGAGGTGGGCAGCAAGGCGGTGAACGCCCTCACCTTCGTGCCGGCGCAGGGCCGGCAGGCGAAGTCGACGCTGGGCTCCGTCTTCGCGGCCGGAGAGGACCGCCGCACGCACCGCTACGGCGTGGCGGTGGACGGCAAGCCTGGCGACGACCACGACTCCTACCAGCATGGCTTCGACCTGCTGACGGAGTCCCTCAAGGCCGGCCGTCCCAAGCGCGAGGCGTCGGTGCGCGAGGCCGCCGCGCTGGACGAGGCCGAGGCGCTCGACTTCGTCCTCCAGGTGCTCGGCTCGGACAAGGAGGCGGAGGTGCGCCGGCTGGCCGCGCAGGAGCTGGCCGCCAAGGGCCGCACCGCCGCGCGCCCGAAGCTGCGCGAGCGCCTCAACGACGACCACCCCATGGTGCGCAAGGCCGCGCTGGCCGCGCTCCAGACGCTGGAGACCGAGTCGCCCCTGGCCGCCCCGCGCGCCGCGCTGGACTCGCGCTTCGCGGACATCCGCGTCTCCGGCCTGGAGACGCTCGCGCTCCTGGGCGGCACGTCCCCGCTGGTGCCGGGCCTCATCGCCGGAAAGCTCGCGGACGGCGAGGCCGCCGTGGGGCTGGCCGCGCTGGACGCCCTCACCGAAGTCACCCCGGGCGGCAGCACCGAGCCCCTGCGCACCGCCTTCGAGCGTGGCCCCGCGCACCTCAAGGTGGAGGTGCTCATCCGCGCCGCCGGGGCCGGCCTGCTGGGCCATGCACAGCTCCAGCCGCTGGCCGCTCGCGCGCTGGACGACTCCGACACGGACGTGCGCCGCGTGGCCTTCACGGTGCGCGTGCTGGAGCGCCGCGCCCTGGCCCACGCGTTGGAGTCGCGCGACGAGGACTTCGCCCGCGCCACCCGCGACGTGGCCCGCCGGATCGCCCAGCGTGCGCGCCGTGCCCAGGGTGTCGCAGCCAACGCGCCGCTCACCGACGCGGAGGTGCAGGCCGCTCGCGACGCGCTGCCCGCACAGGGCACCGTCGGTGGCGCGCTCGTCGAGTCGGATTTGGAGCCACTGCTCGCCGCCATGGCCTGCCGCACGGCGGACACGGCGGTGCGGGGCGCGCGCGGCCTGGCGCAGCTCGGCGATGGCCGGGCGCTGGGCGCGCTGCTCCAGCTCTCCCGTGAGCCGGAGTCCGCCATCCGCCGCCAGGCCGCCACCTCGCTCCAGGCGCTGCAGGACGCCCGGGCCCGTGAGCGGCTGGTGTGGATGCTGGACGACGCGGACGCGGACGTGCGCGCCGCCGCGCTGGACGCGGTGGTGGCGCTCGACGTGGAGGCGCCCCTGTCCGCCGCCGAGGCCGCGCTGCGCTCCGGCCACGAGGACGTGCGCGTGCGCGGCCTCGACAGGCTGGTGAAGCTGGGCACGGCGACGCAGGGCGCGGAGCCGCTGCTCGGAGACGCGCTGGAGGACGAGTCCGCCAAGGTGCGCGGCGAGGCCTTCCGCACGCTGTGGGCGTGGAACGAGAAGGTGCCCGAGAAGGCGCTGGACCGCGCGCTGTCCGGCCGCTTCCCGGACCTGCGCAACCGCGCGGTGGAGGTGCTCTCCCAGCGCGGCACCGAGGGCTGGGCGCTGGAGCGCCTGCGCAAGTCGGTGGAGGACCGCGACGCGGGCGTTGCCACCGCCGCGTACGAAGCGTGGGTGAAGCTGGCTGGCAAGGAGAAGCCGGAGCCGCACCTCGCGGCGCTCGCGTCCACGCATGCCGCCCTGCGGATTGCCGGCGCGAAGGGCTCCGTCCACGCGCCCGTGGAGACGCTGCGCTCGCCGCTGCTGAAGCTGGTGCAGGACGAGAATGTCGATGTCGCCGTCGCCGCACTGGAGGCGCTCGACAAGCTGGTGCCGAACGAGAATGGCCCGCTGCTGGCGGGCATCGCCTCGGCCGCCCTCTACGTGCGCGTGCGCGCCGCGGAATTGCTGGCCCCGCGCGGCGCCGAGGACATCATCGAGCCGATGCGGGTCCTGATTACGGACAAGGACCTGGAGCGCCTCTACCCGCCCGCGTTCCTCAACCCGCTGCGCTACCGCGCCTCGCGCGCGCTGGCCTCGCTGGGCTCGCGGCGGCTGCTCAACTTCTTCGCCACCGTGCTGGTGCCGCACGAACTGAGCGACATCCAGGAGCAGGGCGCCCGCGGCCTCGCCACCGCCAGTCGCCGGGGTGACGAGGGCTACCTGCTGGACGCGCTGGGGCACGCCAACGTGGCGGTGCGCTCGTGGGCCGCGGACGGCCTGTCCCGCCTGGGCGACGCGCGCGCCCTGCCGGTGCTCACCGGCAACCTGCGCAATGACCACCTGCCGATTCGGCTCGGCGCCATCCTCTCCTTCGCGGCCCTGGGCCCCGACGGCGACGGTGGCCTGCTGCACGGCCTGGAGGACCGCGCCCGCGAGGTGCAGGAGATGGTGTTCGCCATCGTCCTTGCCCGGGACTTGCGCGCCAACCGCCGGGGCGAGCCGCCCGACCTGCTCACCAGCGCCCTCTCCAGCGGCAGGCCGGAGGTGCGCTACGCCGCGGCCCGCGCGCTGGAATTGCGCACGGAGGCGGACGCGTCGCGCGGCCACCTGGTGGAGGCCCTGCTGCCGCCGCGCCCGGAGAAGGCCGGCGACATGAAGGAGTGGCCCGCCGAGGAGGACCGCGCCAAGCGCATGGTCGGCCTCGCCGAGGCCCTCTCCAGCGACCAGCCCGAGCAGCGCTACGCGGCGGCCCAGGTGCTGCTGCTGCGCAACAAGCCGCTCGACTACTTCCGCGAGGCGCAGAAGGTGGCCCGCCCGCGCACGCTGGAGGCCCCGTGGAAGCCGGAGACGGCGCCCACCACCTCGCCCGTGTCGGCCACGCCCGCGAAGAGCTGGCTGCGGCGCCTCTTCTCGGCGGTGAAGCCGGGAGTGCCGGGCGCCTCGCCCGAGGCGGCCACCAGCGCGGAGCGGCAGCACCTGCGCCGGCTCGCCTTCGGCGCCTACGTGGGCCTGCTGCGGCAGGTGTCCGCGGGCGACGACGAGGGCCACCGCGTGCGCCGCGACGCCGTGGACCGCGTGGTGAAGCTCACGCAGGAGGGCTACGCCGGCACCCCCGCCGCCGTGGCCGCCCTGCTGCGCGCCCTGGAAGACCCGCACCAGCTCGTCCGCAAGGCGGCGCTCGCGGGACTCAAGGAGCTGTACCCCGCCGGCAGCGACGAGCCGCTGTCGCTCGCCCTGGCCTCGCTGTCCCCGGACGTGGCCCGCGCCGCGCTGGATGAGCTGACGGAGCGAGGCGACGTCGCGAAGCCGCGCATCGCCGCCGCGCTCAACTCGCCGCTGGCGGACGTGCGCCGCTACGCCTTCGAGCTGCTGGAGAAGCTCAGCCCGCCCGGCAGCCTGGAGCCGCTGCTGGCCGCGCTGGGCAGCGAGCACGCGGACCTGCGCGTCGGGGTGATTGAGCGGCTGGCCGGTGCCAACGACTCGCGCGTCACCGAGGCGCTGGGCCGGGCCATGGCCAGCGAGCACGAGGATTTGCGCCTGCGCGCCTCGGAGCTGCTGGCGTGGCGCGGGGATGACCGCGCGGTGGAGGTGCTCGCCGCCTTCCTGCGCTCGGAGAACGTGGCCGCCGCGAAGCGCTCGGTGGAGGCCCTGGCCCGGCTGGCCACGCCCGCCGCCGTGGGCGCCCTGGCCGCTCGGCTCGCGGCCGCTCCGGACGCCAACGAGCGGCAGCGACTGGTGGTGGCGCTCGGCAACACGCACCGCGCGGAGGCCCTGGACGTGCTGGCCCGCCGCTGCCTGGAGGACGAGTCCGCCGCCGTGCGCGCCGCCTGCGTCACCGCCGCGATGAACGTGGCCGGCGTGGACGTGAAGAAGCGCGACGCGGCGCTGGCCGTGCGCTTCCTGCGCCAGGCGGTGAAGAGCCAGGACGCGGCGGTGCGGCAGGCCGCCGTGAAGGAGCTGGAGCACGGCGCCGAGGCCGGCCAGTCCGAGGTGCTGGTGGGCCTCTTCGCCGACCGCGACGTCACCGTGCGCGCGGAAGCGGTGGCCCGCTACGCGAAGCGCGTCATCGAGCACGGCGCCAGCGTGGAGCCCCTGGAGGAGGTGCTGCGCGGCGGCGCCCGCGAGCTGATGCTGCCCGCCGCCGAGGGCGTGGCGCACCAGGGCCGTGCCAGCGCGCTGCGGCCCCTGCTCCTGTACGCCCGCGCCGGCGAGGACGGGCAGCGCGAGCGCGCCCTGCTGGCCCTGGGCACGCTGGGCGACGCGCGCGCCCTCTCCGAGCTGGAGACGGTGGCCGCGGGTGGCACGCCGGAGGCTCCGACCGAGCCCTCCATGGTGGCCGCCGCGATTGAGGGCCTGGGCCGCCTCGCCGCGAAGCTGCCGGACGGAGAGGACCGCCGCCGCGTCGAGGAGAAGGTGGAGACCGTCGCCGTCGAGGGCACCTCCCTGGACCTGCAGCAGGCCGGCATCCGGGGTCTGCGCGCCATCGGCGGTGAGCGGGCTCGCGTGAAGCTGGAGGCGCTGCTCGGCGACCCGGACACGGACACGGACGTACGGACCACGGCGGCGCAGGAACTGGCGAAGCTGAAGGACCCGGAGGCGGAGACCGCCCTCGCCCTCGCGCTGGACGACGACGAGGAGGACGTGCGCAAGGAGGCGCGCAAGGCGCTCGACGTGCTCTTCCCGAACGAGCGCACGCGGGTGGAGTTCCACGCCGTGGCCAGCCGCTACTCGGACGTCTCCGAGCCGGCGGCCGCGTACCTCTCCGACGAGGGCGACCCGGCGCTGCTGGTGCCCCGACTGGCCACGCTCTCCAACGTGGCCCTGCGCCTGAGGCTGCGGCGGGGGCTCGCCCGGCGCGGCGCCCTGCCCGTGCCCGAAACGGTGGCGCTGCTCGGAAACGACAAGCCGGAGGCCCGCGAAGAGGCGGCGTCCCTGGTGGGCACGTGGACGGGTGAGGCGCGAGAGACGGGCAAGGTGGACGTGGCCGCGGTGTCCCGCGCGGTGGTGACGGCCGAGCGCCGCACCGCCACCGAGTGGGCCGCGGCGCCCGCGCCCAGGCGCAAGCCGCTGTCCGCCGCGTGGGAGCGGCTCCTGTGGGCCGGCTCCCGCCTGGGGGCCTCCACCCTCTTCGACTCCGCGCGCACCATCCTCCAGGGTGGTGAGGCCGGAGCCCCCGCCCGCGTCCGGCAGGAGGCCGCGCGCGTCCTCGGTCGGCTGGGCACGCCAGGCGGCACGCTCCAGTCCGCCGCCGTGCTCTCCGACAAGGAGCGCACCGCCGCGGCGGAGACCCTCCGCGCTGCGCTGAGCGACCCGGACGCCCAGGTGCGCGCCGCGGCGGCTGCCGCGCTGGCGAAGCTCGCCCCCGAGCGCGCCACCACGTGGGCGCTGGAGGTGAAGCCCTTCGACCCGGTGGCCCTGGGCCCCACGGGTGTGAAGCCGACGCCGGACGCGCTCACCACCTCCGAGGGCCGCCGCCTCACCGTGCCCGCGCTGCTGGGTACGAAGGCCGTGGAGCCGCTGCTGGCCCTGGCCCGGAGCACGAAGGCCGACGTGAAGCAGGACGCCTGGGCCGCGCTGGGCCGGGCGGGTGGTGACGACGCGGCGAAGCTGCTGCACGATGCCGCCTTCGACAACTCGCAACCCGTGGACGTGCGCAAGGCCGCATGGCGCGCCCACAAACGTGCACGCCGCGCCGCCGAGCGCACCCGGAAGGAAGGGACTCCGTCGTGA